In one Nitrospira sp. CR1.1 genomic region, the following are encoded:
- a CDS encoding thioredoxin domain-containing protein, translating into MRCEKCLRMTAMAGWMMRVGAPVLLFVLTTASVMAAGAPAVDNRMRGKMDAPITLIEYSDFTCGYCLKFFKETWPKIQARYVDTGKVRFLYKDYPRADQGPGVTAALAARCAGDQGTYWPMHDRLFAADGRLDVDSYSQHAKAINLDQAKFRQCLRDAPHMKAIFQDRDEANSWGFHGTPGFILMRTTQQPTAQNPALAIPGAFPFAAFEEEIEKLLAASEGKVK; encoded by the coding sequence ATGCGCTGCGAGAAGTGTCTCCGCATGACAGCCATGGCTGGTTGGATGATGAGGGTCGGGGCGCCGGTTCTTCTGTTCGTGCTGACGACGGCGTCGGTCATGGCGGCGGGCGCGCCGGCAGTCGACAATCGTATGCGGGGCAAGATGGATGCGCCGATCACCCTGATCGAATATTCGGATTTTACCTGCGGCTACTGTCTCAAGTTTTTCAAGGAAACCTGGCCCAAGATTCAAGCGCGATACGTGGATACGGGCAAGGTGCGGTTTCTCTACAAGGATTACCCACGTGCCGATCAGGGCCCCGGCGTGACGGCTGCCTTGGCAGCCCGTTGTGCAGGAGATCAAGGCACCTATTGGCCCATGCATGACCGCCTGTTTGCCGCCGACGGCCGCTTGGATGTGGATAGTTATTCCCAGCATGCCAAAGCCATCAATCTCGACCAAGCGAAGTTTCGGCAATGTCTGCGCGACGCTCCGCACATGAAGGCGATCTTTCAAGATCGCGACGAAGCCAATTCCTGGGGATTTCACGGCACACCCGGCTTCATTCTGATGCGGACGACGCAGCAGCCCACGGCCCAAAATCCGGCGCTCGCGATTCCCGGAGCCTTCCCCTTTGCTGCCTTCGAGGAAGAAATTGAGAAGCTTCTCGCGGCGTCGGAAGGGAAGGTGAAGTAG
- a CDS encoding deoxyhypusine synthase: MAGREFHDGAKDGLEALEPLDPEKIHSFTELLEAMRKTAFGGRRLGEAYETLAAMIEDPECKVVLTLSGAMTIAKMGKIISTMIDRGMVQAIVSTGALVAHGLSESVGKLHYRHEPSHTDEELFQKGYNRVYDTLEMESNLNYVEHVVSQTMKRINIDQPLSSNFLTRELGKTLAEEFEGPGILKSAYLKNVPVYIPAFTDSEMGLDVGTWAMGKQIDFTRSQIKEGGDLAILRRLHQTCPVFNPYLDLNHYAEEVLGSTRLGIFTIGGGVPRNWAQQVAPYIEISNTRLGLNVQPPRFHYGVRICPEPDYWGGLSGCTYQEGISWGKFVPPAEGGRFAEVLSDATLVWPLLMVGLLERCAARSVSA, encoded by the coding sequence ATGGCGGGACGGGAATTTCACGACGGAGCCAAGGATGGCTTGGAGGCATTGGAGCCTCTAGATCCCGAGAAAATTCATTCTTTCACGGAGTTGCTGGAAGCGATGCGCAAGACGGCGTTCGGGGGCCGTCGTCTGGGTGAGGCCTACGAAACGCTCGCCGCGATGATCGAGGATCCTGAGTGCAAGGTCGTGTTGACCCTGTCGGGTGCCATGACGATTGCCAAGATGGGCAAGATCATCAGCACCATGATCGACCGCGGCATGGTGCAGGCGATTGTCTCGACCGGCGCGCTGGTGGCGCACGGATTGAGCGAATCAGTGGGCAAGCTGCACTACCGTCATGAACCGTCCCATACCGATGAGGAGCTATTTCAAAAGGGCTACAATCGGGTCTACGACACGCTCGAGATGGAATCGAATCTCAACTATGTCGAGCATGTGGTATCGCAGACTATGAAGCGCATCAATATCGATCAGCCCCTGTCGTCGAACTTTTTGACTCGCGAATTGGGCAAGACGCTGGCCGAGGAATTCGAGGGCCCGGGCATTCTCAAGAGCGCCTATCTCAAGAACGTTCCGGTCTATATTCCCGCCTTTACCGATTCTGAAATGGGCCTGGACGTCGGGACCTGGGCCATGGGCAAACAGATCGATTTTACCCGCAGCCAGATCAAAGAGGGCGGGGATCTCGCGATACTACGCAGGTTGCACCAGACCTGTCCGGTGTTTAACCCCTACCTCGATCTGAATCACTATGCAGAGGAAGTCCTCGGCTCCACGCGGCTCGGGATTTTTACCATCGGCGGCGGCGTGCCTCGCAATTGGGCGCAGCAAGTGGCCCCCTATATTGAAATCAGCAATACGCGTCTCGGGCTCAATGTCCAACCGCCACGCTTCCACTATGGCGTGCGGATCTGCCCTGAGCCGGACTATTGGGGCGGATTGAGCGGCTGCACCTATCAAGAAGGCATCTCCTGGGGCAAGTTCGTCCCGCCGGCTGAGGGCGGCCGTTTCGCCGAAGTCCTCAGTGATGCGACGCTGGTGTGGCCGCTGCTCATGGTGGGATTGTTGGAACGATGCGCTGCGAGAAGTGTCTCCGCATGA
- a CDS encoding zinc transporter ZupT, producing MLDVMALGAVAGLIPVYLGILAALYLGKVLPRTWEGGFIGVANGVLVYLFFDLMHEATEQTGARDPISWLVFLGSLGVSFVGLVALESSQVFGARSGNRILSLPYMIAVGMGLHNLGEGLAIGTSYAGGEYTLSVLLVTGFGLHNGTEGFGIVGAAGKTPISWRDVALLGLIAGLPTCIGTFLSGQGVSSYFSICFYALAAGSLLYVVLSLTAMSYTAMRRVQVAAGMFAGMTVMYLTAMILTLVSGVRS from the coding sequence ATGCTTGATGTTATGGCTCTCGGTGCGGTCGCTGGTCTCATTCCGGTCTACCTCGGGATTCTTGCCGCCCTCTATCTGGGCAAGGTGCTCCCGCGCACCTGGGAGGGTGGGTTTATCGGGGTGGCGAACGGGGTGCTGGTCTACCTCTTTTTCGACCTCATGCACGAGGCCACCGAGCAGACAGGCGCGCGTGATCCGATCTCGTGGCTGGTGTTTCTGGGTAGTCTGGGCGTGAGTTTTGTGGGCTTAGTCGCATTGGAATCCAGTCAGGTGTTCGGCGCCCGTTCCGGAAACCGGATCCTGTCGTTGCCCTACATGATTGCGGTGGGCATGGGGTTGCACAATCTGGGGGAAGGGCTCGCAATCGGGACCAGCTACGCCGGTGGGGAATATACGCTGAGCGTCTTGCTGGTGACGGGGTTCGGCCTGCATAACGGAACTGAGGGATTCGGTATCGTCGGAGCTGCCGGGAAAACGCCGATCTCGTGGCGCGATGTCGCGCTGCTCGGGCTGATTGCCGGGTTGCCGACCTGCATAGGGACCTTTCTGAGCGGGCAGGGGGTGTCCTCCTACTTCTCGATTTGTTTCTACGCGCTGGCTGCCGGGTCATTGCTCTATGTGGTGCTCTCGCTCACCGCGATGTCCTATACGGCGATGCGTCGGGTGCAGGTCGCGGCAGGCATGTTCGCCGGCATGACCGTCATGTATCTCACTGCCATGATACTGACTCTGGTCAGCGGCGTCCGAAGCTGA
- a CDS encoding glycosyltransferase, producing the protein MGWTGTGSPWSHGVVGEIDEQEREEGMRIAQVSQFFEEVCNESESPDVRGVEFLTRSLIRFGHEVTVFASGDSRVSGTLVPVSPLALRHYPAPKRHLSEGLTFLALEQAFSMGTSFDLIHVHAGFAAFPLMRRSPLPTLATVYGPLDAPEILCVFREFRELALVATSVEQIRQCPDLNWLALIPVPATCQPSEVHVDTLDSLVETATAYTAVYEGIVKRASNRTQTVPPVYSLQGAHTVL; encoded by the coding sequence ATGGGGTGGACGGGAACAGGTTCTCCTTGGAGTCACGGAGTGGTAGGAGAGATCGACGAACAAGAAAGGGAAGAGGGTATGCGTATTGCCCAGGTCAGTCAGTTTTTTGAAGAGGTGTGCAACGAGAGTGAAAGCCCGGACGTGAGGGGCGTGGAGTTCTTGACGAGGAGCTTGATTCGATTCGGCCATGAAGTGACGGTCTTCGCCAGTGGGGACAGCCGGGTATCAGGAACATTAGTGCCGGTGTCGCCTCTGGCACTTCGGCACTATCCGGCCCCGAAGCGGCATCTCTCCGAAGGATTGACGTTTCTGGCTCTCGAGCAAGCCTTCTCCATGGGGACTTCTTTTGATCTGATCCACGTCCATGCGGGGTTTGCCGCCTTTCCGCTGATGCGTCGCAGTCCGCTTCCCACCCTGGCCACGGTCTACGGTCCGCTGGATGCGCCAGAAATTCTGTGCGTATTCCGGGAGTTCAGGGAATTAGCTCTGGTAGCAACATCGGTCGAGCAGATTCGACAGTGCCCTGATCTGAATTGGCTGGCCCTCATCCCCGTTCCTGCTACGTGTCAGCCGAGCGAAGTCCATGTGGACACACTGGACTCACTTGTTGAAACCGCGACGGCCTATACGGCGGTCTACGAAGGAATCGTGAAGAGGGCGTCCAATCGGACGCAGACGGTCCCCCCGGTCTATTCGCTGCAGGGCGCACACACGGTCCTCTGA
- a CDS encoding DUF3015 domain-containing protein: MKKQGILALTGMLITLQFGLAFAVNPDNGPGCGLGKLAWSDYKTPKNIAPQVMMATTNGTFGSQTFGISFGTSGCTNDGKVMAAQETNTFVASTFDTLSADMARGGGEHLAALATLMNVPTEQQPAFFLLAQQQYLALTEAGEVSSVAVVKALQEAMAGHPTLARLAGSR; encoded by the coding sequence ATGAAGAAACAAGGAATCCTAGCGCTTACAGGTATGCTGATCACTCTTCAGTTCGGCCTGGCGTTCGCGGTTAATCCGGACAACGGTCCTGGATGCGGCTTGGGGAAATTGGCCTGGTCTGATTACAAGACGCCGAAAAATATTGCGCCCCAAGTCATGATGGCCACCACCAACGGCACCTTCGGCAGCCAGACATTCGGGATCAGTTTTGGAACCTCGGGTTGCACCAATGACGGCAAGGTCATGGCGGCACAGGAGACGAATACCTTCGTCGCCAGTACGTTCGACACCCTGTCGGCCGATATGGCGAGGGGCGGCGGGGAACATCTGGCGGCCTTGGCGACGCTGATGAACGTGCCGACCGAACAGCAGCCAGCGTTTTTCCTCTTGGCGCAACAGCAGTATCTCGCGCTCACAGAGGCGGGAGAAGTGTCGTCAGTAGCAGTCGTCAAGGCGTTGCAGGAAGCAATGGCCGGACATCCGACTCTGGCCCGGCTCGCCGGTTCGCGCTAA
- a CDS encoding helix-turn-helix domain-containing protein, producing MKTHRDYIDEQICKKPSFAGELAEAEKDVALAVALAKLRERRGLSQTELAKRVGMKQPQLARLESGAQRPGIGTLIRLLGALDGTLELSATTCRLTPTKGASSRRGRLVPVG from the coding sequence ATGAAAACCCATCGAGACTATATCGACGAGCAGATTTGTAAGAAACCCTCGTTTGCCGGCGAATTGGCCGAGGCGGAGAAGGATGTGGCCTTGGCGGTTGCTTTAGCCAAGCTGCGAGAACGGCGCGGCCTGAGTCAGACGGAATTGGCGAAACGCGTCGGCATGAAGCAGCCGCAGCTTGCAAGGCTGGAAAGTGGAGCCCAACGGCCAGGAATCGGTACGCTGATCCGATTGCTCGGTGCGCTGGATGGTACCTTGGAACTCAGCGCGACGACTTGCCGGCTGACACCGACGAAAGGTGCCTCATCACGGCGAGGCCGCTTGGTACCTGTCGGCTGA